The Vespula pensylvanica isolate Volc-1 chromosome 17, ASM1446617v1, whole genome shotgun sequence genomic interval AGATTTCGGAGCGTTCGCAGAAGGCTCTTTcaagaggacgaagaaataGGAGGTGGTCGAACGCGTGATTTAAACACTGGCATTGAGGACAACGTTGCTAATTGCTTCTTCGAGGAGGTCCGCAAACATCGAGaagaggtaaagaaaaagaaaaagaaaaaaagaaaccattaAAATGTAATGCGGTAGAACGTCGAagttaaacattaaaaaaaagaaaagaaagaaagaaagaaaagaacacgaAAATTggattccaaaaaaaaaaaaagaaaaaaaaaataatttctgctCTTAAAACCTTCCTTCTAATCGCTTCTAATCGTTTCCctaatcgtaaaaaatttctttctttcataatcgagtaaaaatataacagaTTACTTTTTGCATGGATTTTTCATCCTAACtaaatctaattaataatccaCGTATATtgcttaaaaagaaaaacaacaaaatgaaaagaaaaagtcgtaAGTAAAAAGtgctttatctctctttaatacaattttaatcaACGTTCTACCGATccaataaatgatatatataatcattgttATCCCATTTgcttacatacgtacatacataatagATAACATACATAaccaattaaaaaaacaaaacaaaaaaatctcaATTGGtataaaaagggagaaaaaattcGAACTCGTTAAATATCGCAGGCTAAAAAAAGATGGAACTTCGATTTCGAGAAGGAAATACCTCTGCCAGGTAATTACCAATGGGTAAAACTCGACCGAGATGGGAACGAAATTCCAATGATCACGGAAGCTCAGAACAAAACTgagaagatggaaaagaataagaatgacgttgaggaggaggaggaggaggaggaggaggagaaggaagaggaagaggaagaagaagagaagaaggagaagaagagagaaaaagagaaggataaggaggaagaggaggaatcaccggaagagaaagaagttgaTGGGGACGATAAAGCTGACTCGAGAAGGcaaaaagatcgaaataattctCGCATAGTCGACGTCTTATGATGAACTACTCCAACTGCGAAAAATGAGCCATCGTGATATTACTCGTATttctaagaaagaaagtgtgagatagaaatagagagagagagagagagagagagagagagagaaagagagagagagagagagagagagaaagagagagagagagagagagaaagaaaaaagaaaaacaaaccaaaagaaaattttttaattgatattaaaaaatgtttgaaattcttttttcttttcatacatttttatagaatcattattattattattattattattattattatttctgctTTTAATTcacaaagattaaaaaattaatattgaagaATATTGGttgatagtatatatatatatatattttttttttcttcataaattttcataagcattattattattactattattgctactatttttttttaaaaccacaaaaaaatgattaatattaaaaaatagtcAAAAGTTTTAgtaggattattattattattattattattattattattattattattattattattatttgttttgaaTTTACTAAAACTGactgaaaattatttttatcgtattttcgactgaaaatattaatggatcttttttgttttttttttctttgactattattatttatttatttgttatataatattttatgtatttttctctcgtatcaGCTAAGTTCTAGTCAGAACCAATGCGATGATGTCCATTTATTATCACGTAAAACGATACCAAAGTGAAcgatttgtataaatttctttttttcttctgattttcttaaatttttttcttttttttttctatacttgAAAATCGACTCGGGAATcgagaaattgtttttttaatttgtaagaATCTCTCCCCACCTTAACACACCCTTCTTCcccaaaacgaaaaaagaaaaaaaaaaaatgatattatttatattatgtattacatattaaGTCACACGTAAATAAGTGacattatttaattcgatatacatacgtatttattcgAAGGGTAACGTGCAATAATACACGCGACTCTATAaccattgatatttatataatatatacttatatacatatataaataaataaataaataaataaataatttgtacaaGATACTTTGGAgataataagaagaatgaaataattacacGTACGATGTATCTAATGATTTTTCtaactaaattatataatataatataatacaatataatatatatatatttctgtgaaatttattctatttttattattatccctTTTAAAACAGAAcccaaaaattaattaaaatactgacaacaacgacaatgaaaatatacatagagagagagagagagaaagagaaagagagatacatggtctaatgaaaaagaatataattgatTTTGTAATTCATCTATAAACTCTTAGCCAATCCTAGATATACACGTGTGTTGTAAAAAATGATGGatataaagtaaagaaaaaaaaagaaataaataaaaaaataaaaaaaaaagaaataaaaagattataattttgttgtttGATCGAGTAAacgatcaatgaaatattgaaatatttgattgaGTAGAGACAACTTTGAAAAGACAACTTGCTCTTTAAGTTACATGCTTCAGCCTATTGCACGCGAGTTATGCACGACCCAATTTCATatttccctctcccttctctttctctatccatctatctcttttactctcactCAAAGACGAGATGAAACATCTGCCGTTAGTGTCTTCCTGCAAGGCGTAAACATTTCATAAGACTCTCCTTAGAGATGGTTGGTTGATGTTGTATTGCTTATGTGGGTCGAGTAAACCACACATTGCTTGTACGACTTCAATCTAAATGATACATGATGCCCATTCATTTTATGATGTTTTATGATATCAAACGATCATCAGTTAAAAACTTACAATTGGATATTTCTTTGGAATAGAATTCATTCATTTacttagataaatataatttcctaTCTCGAGATTAATAAtacagaatgagagaaaagttCTTCGCCAAGCTTTTTATGACTATCTTGTTTTActtttcgatcgtaaaactacAAAACTGTATTGAATACAACGAAAATCGATCTAGCGAAAGATAAAGCTAACGAAAATTGATACTAATTTGATAATAGCAAGAAAgtgattgaaaaaataatacaagtatatgtatatatatatatatatatatatatatatatatatatacgaactaATTAATCATGTCAAAAGAGAGCAACAAAAATACCTGTATTAGAGAGTAACGAAAATATcctatattaaattaataataataaaaaaaaaaaatgtacgataATCTTCATAATACTCATGATCAAACTTTAAAATCCTATTCGctattatctttaaataaaaaaaaaaaaagaaaaaaaaaagtaatcttGAATTCCACGAGTATCAAGATATCTTCGGATTAATCCGAATTCCTTCACGTGAGAAGGAGCAAGAGCAAGCACCTGGCATCTGTCTCCTTAAAAGAATCGCTTTTTATATGTTGCAAGGAGCCTgacgaaacgaacgattcgtttcgaattcgaacgaaaaattcGTTCGTCGTGTTTGTTAGTaatgctgctgctactgccgatgatgatgatgatgatgatgatgatgatgatgatgatgatgataatgatgatgaagctgatgatgatgatgatgatggtagtGATGATGACATAGCTGGTGAAGAGTGCTGGTGTGTACCCATTGCCAGAAATTGCACTTCCGTTCCGCGAATTCCCACGGAAGTGGGCACAATCACCGTGACAAAAGGATATTCGCGtatactaccaccaccaccattgcCATCACCACCTTTCATTGTTCTCGCTCGAACATTGAGAATCCTTCTACGAGAACTTTCCGCGAGGGTGGCTGCTGTGGctccgaaagagagagagagagagagagagagagagagagagagagagagagagagagagataaaaaaaattcaaacaaaagctctaaaaagaagataagcaaagtgaaaaaaaaaagtaaaataaagataaacaaaCAGCTTGGATAatggtaaaataaaaatattaataaattctgtagatataaaaaaaaataaaaagtaagagagtttgttttttctttctttcttttttttttcaattattaaatcgaattaaataattaataattgttataaataaataaatacgcttgtatgtatgtatgtatgtatgtatgtatgtatgcatatattgatgagaaaaaaaaaaaagatacgtagaaacaaatttgttttcttattaaatcgattaaactAGTCCAtccagaagaaaaataaatccaaaAGCAAAGACACGACGAAtcgttcaaaaatatatacatatatacgtatatattcgaCTACACCGCGAcacctccttttttctctttttttttttccacttctatgcaattaaaatttgtcaaaGCTTATCATACTTGATAACGCACGAAAGAAACGTCCTATTCTTtgtcgcaaaaaaaaaaaaaaaaaaaaaaagaaaaagaaatacaggTGAGATCTTTGGAAAAGTACACAGTCAAATGCAAGCACATTGCAATTATCAAGCCAAACGTCTTCCGGGTGTGTTTCGTTATCGTGCAAAGAGCTCTCCTTGTTCCTGGAAGCCATAATCTCAAGtagacgtacgtatatacgtagatacatacatacatacatacatactcaaTGATAATCAAACAAAAACACAGCTCGTTTTCGACCTTCGTTCAGAACACAGCAGGAAGCACCTGCTGCAGTTGAAAGAAGCATCGTACCAAttgttgagagagagagagagagagagagagagagagagagagagagagagagagagagagagagaaagagagagagataggtagataggtagttAGGTAtgtatttaatcgattaaatttgcCAACGATTCTTATCATCTATAATTAACATGCTTATGcaattcgatttttaaaatatcattcgatCGAACATAATCGTCTGTGAAGTTTAAATTCATCCTACCATgtttaacatatacatacacaatgatatatatatatatatatattaattaatttgtaaatctCTCTCATCAACTCTCGCTAAATAACTCtagattttttcttaaaaaaataacaagtaaaaaaaaaaataaaatgataaaaaaaaaagtatcccACACTTGACGCGTCGACAGGTCCACTTGGAATTCACCTTTCCATGCCGTATACAAGTGTGCAGAACACCATGCTCTAAACCACCATGTAAAAACCAACTAGTTGGAATTGAAAAGGAGCCACGCAAAAGCCGGGAAGGATTGTTTTACGCGCGTACTCATTCGCTCGTTTCCTCTTCATTGAGATGCATCCGGTGCCACCCTCGCTGCTTCCTGGATGCTGCGTGggatttctttcgttctttccattatttctttctttttttcttgtttctttatatatatatatatatatatatatatatatatatatatatatatttcttttttcgaaagacATGCATTAAATGCATGAGAACGAAAGAACCAttcccctccctccctcccaccctccctcccttcaAATTTCTCAATTTCaattcatttaattacatacgagctttgaaaatattaattaaacaatttttatctgtATCGAACtcattaaattagaaaaaatatatatatgcgtgtgtataaagatatatatatatataaatgtgtattaacaaaaataatatatatatatatatacatgatacaaacgaagaaataaaagcaaatatcAAGATACgattatgatattaaaaaaaaaaaaaaaaaaaaagaatatttaataatatctaacagtagtataacaaataaaaaaagaaaataataataataatcgcaaATTAGTATGGGGAAAAAATGAGAGTGATGAACGTGCGTTCGAATTTCCTTTAAGAATCGCGCGTTAAACGTAGCGAGTGCCGCCAGGCGGCCATCTTTGTTACGAACGATATACGCCAACATCACACGTATGTAACACTATAACGTTACGCATACACTGAACACGATCTGTTTCGTACGCGCGATCTATCTACGGTTTCCTCGTCGAAAGTTTCTCgagaatatttatacgaattaatttcctaaaagttttccctttttttctttttctatataactattacgacgataaaaatattataggtTAACCTTCTAAATG includes:
- the LOC122635288 gene encoding histone H3.v1-like isoform X1, with translation MRDLTNQARLTMQDRNVDVQEGIRFRSVRRRLFQEDEEIGGGRTRDLNTGIEDNVANCFFEEVRKHREEAKKRWNFDFEKEIPLPGNYQWVKLDRDGNEIPMITEAQNKTEKMEKNKNDVEEEEEEEEEEKEEEEEEEEKKEKKREKEKDKEEEEESPEEKEVDGDDKADSRRQKDRNNSRIVDVL
- the LOC122635288 gene encoding histone H3.v1-like isoform X2; its protein translation is MLAARHRARLTMQDRNVDVQEGIRFRSVRRRLFQEDEEIGGGRTRDLNTGIEDNVANCFFEEVRKHREEAKKRWNFDFEKEIPLPGNYQWVKLDRDGNEIPMITEAQNKTEKMEKNKNDVEEEEEEEEEEKEEEEEEEEKKEKKREKEKDKEEEEESPEEKEVDGDDKADSRRQKDRNNSRIVDVL
- the LOC122635288 gene encoding histone H3.v1-like isoform X3 encodes the protein MQDRNVDVQEGIRFRSVRRRLFQEDEEIGGGRTRDLNTGIEDNVANCFFEEVRKHREEAKKRWNFDFEKEIPLPGNYQWVKLDRDGNEIPMITEAQNKTEKMEKNKNDVEEEEEEEEEEKEEEEEEEEKKEKKREKEKDKEEEEESPEEKEVDGDDKADSRRQKDRNNSRIVDVL